The Bacillota bacterium genome includes a region encoding these proteins:
- the tyrS gene encoding tyrosine--tRNA ligase gives MPITPGVLRTLRERGLVAQVTHEDQLADLLDREQVTVYVGFDPTADSLHVGHLRPIMTLVHLQRAGHRPIALVGGGTAMIGDPSGRTEARPILERSIIEQNARAFKAQLEHFLDFSNGQALLLDNAEWLLPLNYIEFLREIGSQFSVNQMLTAEAFRSRMERGLSFIEFNYMLLQAYDFLTLYRRHGCRLQVGGDDQWSNILAGADLIRRLERVSAYGLTCPLAVTASGRKMGKTEAGAVWLDPNKTSPYDFFQFWRSVEDADVPEFLAVYTLLPMDEVRRLSQLKGAAINQAKKVLAFEVTRLVHGQEAAEQARAAAEALFEEQGGLDRAVEGAPVTEVGRDELSGGIAIPELLVRCGLAGSRSEARRLIAQGGVYLNEVRVGGIDYTVTLGDFKDGRLLLRKGKKVYHQVLAR, from the coding sequence ATGCCGATCACACCGGGGGTTCTGCGCACCCTGCGAGAGCGGGGGCTCGTGGCGCAGGTCACCCACGAAGACCAACTGGCCGACCTTCTCGACCGGGAGCAGGTGACGGTCTACGTGGGGTTCGACCCCACGGCCGACAGCCTGCACGTCGGGCACCTTCGGCCCATCATGACCCTCGTTCACCTGCAGCGGGCGGGCCACCGGCCCATCGCACTGGTCGGGGGCGGCACGGCCATGATCGGGGACCCGAGCGGTCGCACCGAGGCCCGCCCGATCCTGGAGCGCTCGATCATCGAGCAAAACGCCCGGGCGTTCAAGGCCCAGCTCGAACACTTCCTCGACTTCTCCAACGGGCAGGCGCTGTTGCTGGACAACGCGGAGTGGCTGCTGCCGCTCAACTACATCGAGTTCCTGCGGGAGATCGGGTCACAGTTCTCCGTCAACCAGATGCTGACGGCCGAGGCGTTCCGCAGCCGGATGGAGCGCGGGCTTTCGTTCATCGAGTTCAACTACATGCTGCTGCAGGCCTACGACTTCCTGACGCTTTACCGGCGCCACGGCTGCCGGCTGCAGGTGGGCGGAGACGACCAGTGGTCCAACATCCTGGCGGGCGCCGACCTCATCCGCCGGCTGGAGCGCGTCAGCGCCTACGGCCTCACCTGTCCGCTGGCGGTGACGGCCAGCGGCCGCAAGATGGGCAAGACCGAGGCGGGGGCGGTCTGGCTCGATCCCAACAAGACGAGCCCGTACGACTTCTTCCAGTTCTGGCGGAGCGTGGAGGACGCGGACGTCCCCGAGTTTCTGGCCGTCTACACCCTGCTTCCCATGGACGAGGTGCGCCGCCTCTCCCAACTGAAGGGCGCGGCGATCAACCAGGCCAAGAAGGTGCTGGCGTTCGAGGTAACGCGCCTGGTGCACGGGCAGGAGGCCGCCGAGCAGGCCCGCGCGGCGGCCGAGGCGCTGTTCGAAGAACAGGGCGGGCTCGACCGGGCGGTCGAGGGAGCGCCCGTGACCGAGGTGGGCCGGGACGAGCTATCCGGCGGGATCGCCATCCCGGAGCTCCTGGTGCGCTGCGGGCTCGCCGGCTCCCGGAGCGAGGCACGCCGGCTCATCGCCCAGGGCGGCGTCTACCTCAACGAGGTGCGCGTGGGCGGCATCGACTACACCGTGACCCTCGGCGACTTCAAGGACGGCCGGCTGCTCCTGCGCAAGGGCAAGAAGGTCTACCACCAGGTGCTGGCGCGCTAA
- a CDS encoding amino acid--tRNA ligase-related protein, whose amino-acid sequence ICELAENLDSYAIGRVLERHRQDLQVLERDTAPLERVRPPFPRITYDRAIEILREKGVAIQWGSDFGGDEETVLSQAFDRPVFVTHYPSHIKAFYMKPDPNRPEVVLGADMLAPEGYGEIIGGGQRIDDLELLKLRIQEHKLPPEAYSWYVDLRRYGSVPHAGFGMGIERVLAWICGLTHVRESIPFPRMLYRLYP is encoded by the coding sequence CATCTGCGAACTGGCCGAAAACCTCGACAGCTACGCCATCGGCCGGGTGCTCGAACGCCACCGCCAGGACCTGCAGGTGCTCGAACGCGACACGGCGCCGCTCGAGCGCGTCCGCCCGCCGTTTCCCCGCATCACGTACGACCGGGCCATTGAGATCCTCAGGGAGAAGGGTGTCGCCATCCAGTGGGGCAGCGACTTCGGGGGCGACGAGGAGACGGTCCTGTCGCAGGCCTTCGACCGCCCGGTCTTTGTCACTCACTACCCTTCCCACATCAAGGCTTTCTACATGAAGCCCGACCCGAACCGCCCCGAGGTCGTCCTGGGTGCGGACATGCTCGCCCCCGAGGGGTACGGCGAGATCATCGGCGGCGGGCAGCGCATCGACGACCTGGAGCTGCTCAAGTTACGCATCCAGGAGCACAAGCTGCCGCCCGAGGCGTACTCCTGGTACGTGGACCTGCGGCGATACGGATCGGTGCCCCACGCCGGGTTCGGCATGGGGATCGAGCGGGTGCTGGCCTGGATCTGCGGGCTTACGCACGTGCGGGAGTCCATCCCGTTCCCCCGCATGCTGTACCGGCTCTATCCGTGA
- a CDS encoding DUF2619 domain-containing protein: MPEERIVSGMALLRLLSAAVEITAAVLMARSGRVADAVRINGVLGIIGPLVLASVTALGLVGLAGAGRLSPTRMGTLGLAVALILASLWQK, encoded by the coding sequence ATGCCTGAGGAACGCATCGTCTCCGGAATGGCACTTTTGCGCCTGCTGTCGGCCGCCGTCGAGATCACGGCGGCGGTGCTCATGGCACGCTCCGGCCGGGTGGCGGACGCAGTGCGCATCAACGGCGTTCTCGGCATCATCGGCCCGCTGGTGCTGGCGTCGGTAACGGCCCTCGGGCTGGTTGGCCTGGCGGGCGCGGGGCGATTGTCCCCCACGCGCATGGGAACGCTGGGGCTGGCCGTGGCCCTCATCCTGGCCTCGCTGTGGCAAAAGTAG
- a CDS encoding PDZ domain-containing protein, whose protein sequence is MNAVVSGRRRRRSGTGQVVLYDAATAVLLLFLAFAGLVALLNARPAGDKEQRAGRVVIVEPSRPPGQSRIPPGQLKKYGYVRVVTMTPSVAARYRVRYQQGVLITEVVVSDGPGMTLLLERLDVIVAVNGEPVTTEVQLRTHLKRHKADEWVKLTVWRDGRLITVLVPVEAFEVYLEL, encoded by the coding sequence GTGAACGCTGTGGTTTCCGGCCGGCGCCGCCGGCGTTCCGGGACCGGCCAGGTCGTGCTGTACGACGCCGCGACGGCGGTCCTGCTCCTGTTCCTGGCCTTTGCCGGGCTCGTCGCCCTCCTGAACGCGCGGCCCGCGGGCGATAAGGAACAGAGAGCAGGCCGCGTCGTCATCGTCGAACCCAGCCGCCCGCCCGGCCAGTCACGCATCCCGCCGGGGCAGCTCAAGAAGTACGGCTACGTGCGCGTCGTCACCATGACGCCATCGGTGGCGGCCCGCTACCGGGTGCGCTACCAGCAAGGCGTGCTGATCACGGAGGTCGTGGTGAGCGACGGCCCTGGTATGACGCTCCTGCTCGAGCGTCTTGACGTCATCGTGGCCGTCAACGGCGAGCCGGTCACGACGGAGGTGCAGCTGCGCACCCACCTCAAGCGCCACAAGGCAGACGAGTGGGTGAAGCTGACCGTCTGGCGTGATGGCCGCCTCATCACCGTGCTGGTGCCAGTGGAAGCGTTCGAGGTCTACCTCGAGCTTTAG